AGGTTGTCGAAGTCTGCAGTGGTAGTGGAAAAGATACTGCTGAGATTGATTTCTGTTTGAAAAGCATTGAAAAGCTTCACCCTTACGCCTTTTTCATCATAAAGTCCAAGTGCCACCTTGCCCGTAAAACGCCCGAGTTCACCATTGACAGGACTGTTGGTTCCAAGCTTTTTCACCTTTGCATGCAATACGGCACCCCGTTTCACTTCTGTCTCTGCAACGGTAAAAGGGTAAACATCTCTTGTCTCCAACCCTCTCAATACAGCAAACTCTTTGTGGCTTCCGTCTTTGGGATGCGCAAGAACTACTTCTATTTCCTCATAAAACTTGCCGTCGTTTAATCCGAAACCACTAACAGGAAGATAGATAGTATTAATATCAAAGTATCCGTCAAATTCGCCACCCCATCCCCAATTCGTATGTATAAAGCCACGTCGGTCGTATCCATCAAACACGAAAACATGTGAGCCTCCACAGACCAGAACAGGATAACCATCGGATAGTTCGTTGAGAATAACATCGTAAAAAGCCCCCGACAACATATAATCCTTGTACAGATGACGTACCGAATAGCCGAAATCGTTACGCAAAGCATCCATAGCATAGTGCAGATTAGAGTTGCTTCCTTTATAATAGTAATGCATACGAACGGCCTTCCCAACATCTCGCATCAGCACACCAACAGCATCTCCTCCTTTATTATCCATCTGTTTTGCATAATCTTTCATATATTGCCACTGATAATCGGCACTTTTCTGAGCCTCTGTACCTTGGGAGAAGATGTAAGCATTGGGGCGTGATTTAGGCCACTTATGATAATACATCAGCTGTGCAGTGGCAGTGGCAACGCATCCGGTAGGCGTATTTACCCCATTGGGAGCAGGGGTATAGAGGTTAAAGGGATAATTCTGTTCCCAATGACAAGTAAGCAGTGGCTTCACCTCTCTAATCTTAGGAAGTCTTATCGGAGGCACTTGTGCTTTCCCTTCACGTATCGCCCGCACCACTCTTTCATAGCGTTGAAGCAGAGTTTTGAATTCTTTGACAACAGATTTGTCGGCATTCGGGCTCATCTTTCCATAACCAACCACCTCATTCAATCGGCTTTCTCCCGAAACAACGACATATTTATCATCGCCAACATTCGTAAAGAGATAGTAGGCAGGTTGCTGCTCATGGCTCTCTGCTGCACGGGTAATGACAGCGGACTGTCGCAGTTCTGGACTTGCAAGATACTTTGATGCAATTCTTCGGGCCATGTTTTCACTCACAGGTTCTGCCCACACTAAAGGTGTAACTACACTGCACACAGCAAGCAACGACACTTTACGAAGGTAATTCTTTTTCATTTTATGCATTGATTTTATTATTAACCTGTCCCCACATCCCCATGGAGAACAATTTGTATATAGCAGATAATTCTTACTTTCAAAGCCTAATTTTTTTCTGTAATTTCAAGCTTAGAACGCTATCAGCTGTAGTTATGGATATTGAAAATCCACTGCCTGGGATCTCCATAGAGCATATTATCATTTCCCTTGACATGCCATATTGCATGACAAACAGACAGAAATGCAAAGATAGTTATTTTATTTGATGCAGCATTACTTTTATCTCCATAAAGTCTGTTATCTACTGACTTTTCCTACAGAAAGATGCAATCTTCATGGCAACAAGCCTGGAAAAGTGATTTTTCTCCTCATGAATGTACTGCCAAGAGCAAGCATCTGAAACCAAAAGTTGCTTTATACAAAAAAATAATAAAAGGCACCCCGTTTCGCGATATTTATTGTATCTTTGCACAAAAGAATTCGAACAAAAATATATTAT
The nucleotide sequence above comes from Segatella oris. Encoded proteins:
- a CDS encoding C10 family peptidase, which produces MKKNYLRKVSLLAVCSVVTPLVWAEPVSENMARRIASKYLASPELRQSAVITRAAESHEQQPAYYLFTNVGDDKYVVVSGESRLNEVVGYGKMSPNADKSVVKEFKTLLQRYERVVRAIREGKAQVPPIRLPKIREVKPLLTCHWEQNYPFNLYTPAPNGVNTPTGCVATATAQLMYYHKWPKSRPNAYIFSQGTEAQKSADYQWQYMKDYAKQMDNKGGDAVGVLMRDVGKAVRMHYYYKGSNSNLHYAMDALRNDFGYSVRHLYKDYMLSGAFYDVILNELSDGYPVLVCGGSHVFVFDGYDRRGFIHTNWGWGGEFDGYFDINTIYLPVSGFGLNDGKFYEEIEVVLAHPKDGSHKEFAVLRGLETRDVYPFTVAETEVKRGAVLHAKVKKLGTNSPVNGELGRFTGKVALGLYDEKGVRVKLFNAFQTEINLSSIFSTTTADFDNLDFAGLPNGTYTLKPLSNELTERPSTYSGWQSIVYANTQKVELTDDKIVVKELAPRIHLSLERQPDLLAPLYQGSGRQGVFGLVVKNEGWEEVRGKIIVRFEGIENGIKYTAPITQEVLAQRLETTALRAPVLTSYDTNGVSNALLAGRYRVSFFISVDKGGNQSEEIPIATTAPIEVNVLPNTAPFYLSINGIEFLADGKSTPLQVFNPEETKMLGLMVTANLRGSKNYYGPLFYRVQDTTDGTSVDVGSVANVSFNAFAYIPPKTTLAQFPLNRLKRGHTYEVHVEIKENNQRVDVWNNETPRVQFAVSNPGSTGVSTIENAPSIPVIYNLQGTRIVIPADRLPKGVYIIDGKKVMR